TATCAAAAAACTACTTGTAGTGCTTTTGCTATTTGTTGCTGTAAATACTTTTGCGGCCAGCACCATCAAAATCACCTCTCCCGATAAAAACATCACCTTTAATTTAAGTGCCGATAATGCAGGGCTCTATTACCGGGTTTGGTACAAGGGCGTTTTACTTGCTGATAAGTCGCGTTTGAATATGTCTTTTAAGGAAGGCGGACTGTTTGGCAATAAACTGAAAATATCACCCGCAAAAACTGAAAGATTAACCGAAACCTATAATCTGATCACCGGCAAAACCAGCAAGGTAAACAGCGAATGCAATCGCGTTATCATCCCGGTTACTGAACAAACAGGCAGCAAAAGAAAGCTAAATATAGAAGTGCGAATTTTTAATGATGGCATAGGTTTCCGTTATGTACTGCCGCAGCAAAACGGCTTGCAAAGTGTGGACATTACCTACGAGATCAACACCTTCAACCTCACACAAAACCCAAAAATTACAGCGTTAATATTACCTAACTACACCTCATCACACGAGGGAGAATACACCAAAGCTAACCTTGCCGACTGGCCCGCCGACCAACTAGTAGATATGCCGGCGCTTTTCAGTTTCCCAAAGGGGATATATATGGCCATTACTGAGGCTAACCTGCGCGATTATGCGGGTATGTACCTCACCAAACATAACGGCGTGATTGAAACGCGCCTCTCGCCCCTGCCCAAAACGCCCGAAATTAAAGTAAAAGCCACCCTGCCACATAATAGCCCCTGGCGGGTGATGATGATAAGCGACCGGATAGGCGCCTTCATCGAAACCAATATACTCACCAACCTGGCCGATGCAAATCAATTAAATGATGTCAGCTGGATAAAGCCCGGCAAAACCACCTTCCCATGGTGGAACGGCAACGTAGTACCCGATACCATTAACGCGCCCGGCAACAACTACGTTACCAATATGTATTATGTAGATTTTTGCAGCAAGTATGGCATCGAATACCACTCGGTGGTAGAGTACGGCCTGCACGAGTGGTACGTGAACGATGGGCAGGGTTTTCAACCCGGGCCAAATGCCGATCCATCACGCGCGGTACCCGGGCTGGATATGCAGCAAGTATGTGATTCGGCCGCTGTAAAGGGTGTAGGAATACGCGTTTGGGTGCATTTTTACGCCCTGTACCCCAAACTTGAACAAACCTTTGCACAATACGAAAAATGGGGCATAAAAGGCCTGATGTGTGATTTTATGGACCGCGACGACCAGGAAATGGTAAACATGCAGGAAGAAGTATTAAAAAGCGCGGCCAGGCATAAGCTACACATACAGTTCCATGGCGCATACAAACCCACCGGCATGAACCGCACCTACCCCAACGAGTTTACCCGCGAAGGCACCCTTAACTACGAGAACGATAAATGGGGTAACCGTGTGAACCCCAATACCGACCTCGATATTATTTTTACCCGTATGCTGGCCGGGCAAACCGATTATCATTTAGGGGGATTTAGGGCCGCTACGCCACAAAGCTTTAAAACACAATATACCTGCCCTATGGTAGAGGGCACGCGGTGCCACATGCTGGCCATGTATATGGCACTCGAAAATCCGTTGGGTATGGTATGCGATTATCCGGATGCCTACATTAAACAGCCGGGCTTCGATTTTTTGCAGCAAGTACCCACCACCTGGGACGAGACCCGTGTACTGAACGCCGAACCCAGCGGATACCTCACCGTTGCCCGCCGCAAAGGCGATAACTGGTACATTGGCGCTATTACCAACCGCACCGCCCGCGACTTTAACATTAAGCTCGACTTTTTAGGCGATGCCACCTATGGCGCCGAAATTTGGCGCGACGCCCCTGATGCGGATAAAGACGCCAACCATTTAATAAAAGAGATAAAACAGGTTGATAAGAAAAGCATATTAAACCTACAGCTTGCTCCCGGCGGCGGCCAGGTGCTGCATTTGTACCCATTGAAGAGATAGGGGAATAATAACTTGCTTGCCATGTTAGTCCAGGGGCAGGCTCCATAACCCAATCGTCATTGCGAGGAGCGATAGCGACAAAGCGATCTCCCGACTATGCATAAACGCTTTGCATTAAGGGAGATTGCTTCGTGCCTCGCAATGACGGTCTGGCGGGCAGGCTCCATAACTCAAACGTCATTGCGAGGAGCGATAGCGACAAAGCAATCTCCAGGCTATGCATAAACGCTTTGCGTTAAGGGAGATTGCTTCGTGCCTCGCAATGACGGTCTGAAATTGAGTACGCTGCCACGTCATTGAGGGCAACCTACCCTATCCTTTCGCCTTTTTCGCTGGCGGCTATGAGTTTATTCAACCTGCTTTGCTGGGTTTTTGCCTGCTTGGCGCTCATTACGCGGTGTACGCTTAGTTTGCGGTACCAGGGTGCCTGGTTTTTAAACCAGTCCCATGCTTTTGGGTTGGCTTTAAACTGCTGCTCGTAGGCAGGGCTCAGCACCATCTCGGCTACCTCAAAGCTATATATGGCCGATTTGTGTTCCTGGCGTTTGGCATAAGCAG
This portion of the Inquilinus sp. KBS0705 genome encodes:
- a CDS encoding glycoside hydrolase family 97 protein is translated as MLIKKLLVVLLLFVAVNTFAASTIKITSPDKNITFNLSADNAGLYYRVWYKGVLLADKSRLNMSFKEGGLFGNKLKISPAKTERLTETYNLITGKTSKVNSECNRVIIPVTEQTGSKRKLNIEVRIFNDGIGFRYVLPQQNGLQSVDITYEINTFNLTQNPKITALILPNYTSSHEGEYTKANLADWPADQLVDMPALFSFPKGIYMAITEANLRDYAGMYLTKHNGVIETRLSPLPKTPEIKVKATLPHNSPWRVMMISDRIGAFIETNILTNLADANQLNDVSWIKPGKTTFPWWNGNVVPDTINAPGNNYVTNMYYVDFCSKYGIEYHSVVEYGLHEWYVNDGQGFQPGPNADPSRAVPGLDMQQVCDSAAVKGVGIRVWVHFYALYPKLEQTFAQYEKWGIKGLMCDFMDRDDQEMVNMQEEVLKSAARHKLHIQFHGAYKPTGMNRTYPNEFTREGTLNYENDKWGNRVNPNTDLDIIFTRMLAGQTDYHLGGFRAATPQSFKTQYTCPMVEGTRCHMLAMYMALENPLGMVCDYPDAYIKQPGFDFLQQVPTTWDETRVLNAEPSGYLTVARRKGDNWYIGAITNRTARDFNIKLDFLGDATYGAEIWRDAPDADKDANHLIKEIKQVDKKSILNLQLAPGGGQVLHLYPLKR